The proteins below come from a single Bacillota bacterium genomic window:
- a CDS encoding heme ABC transporter ATP-binding protein, which yields MRVEVRDVHFKYPGLSVLHGVSFEVEPGIFFGVIGPNGSGKSTLLRVIGGVLRPCKGTVKYDGRDIAEFTPKDCARMVAAVAQANPVVFSFTVAEIVAMGRAPYIRRFSSETAEDWARVRSAMDRTGVLHLADRYITELSSGERQRVFIARALAQDPKVLLLDEPTAHLDVSYQVEICELAAALAHDEGLSVIAVLHDLNLAARYCDRLAMMESGRLFALGTPREIMTPANLLSVYGVRATIGTHPESDRPAVFVLSGNSSSP from the coding sequence ATGAGGGTTGAGGTTCGAGACGTCCACTTCAAGTACCCCGGGCTTTCGGTGCTGCATGGGGTGAGCTTCGAGGTCGAGCCGGGCATATTCTTCGGCGTCATCGGCCCGAACGGTTCGGGCAAATCCACCCTCCTTCGGGTCATAGGGGGCGTCCTGAGGCCGTGCAAGGGTACGGTCAAATACGACGGCCGCGACATCGCCGAGTTCACCCCGAAAGACTGCGCCCGGATGGTCGCAGCGGTGGCGCAGGCAAACCCAGTTGTCTTTTCTTTTACGGTAGCGGAGATCGTGGCGATGGGAAGAGCTCCGTACATCCGCCGATTCTCCTCTGAGACAGCGGAAGACTGGGCGCGGGTGAGGTCTGCCATGGATCGCACAGGCGTCTTGCATCTGGCTGACAGATACATTACTGAGCTGTCTTCCGGCGAGAGACAGAGGGTGTTCATAGCCCGCGCGCTGGCGCAGGATCCCAAGGTGTTGCTCCTAGATGAGCCCACCGCCCATCTCGATGTCAGCTACCAGGTTGAGATATGTGAGTTGGCCGCGGCGTTGGCGCACGACGAAGGCCTCTCGGTCATAGCGGTGCTCCACGACCTGAATTTGGCCGCGAGGTACTGCGACCGTCTGGCCATGATGGAGAGCGGCAGGCTGTTCGCGCTCGGAACCCCCCGGGAGATCATGACGCCAGCCAACCTGCTTTCGGTCTACGGCGTAAGGGCGACCATCGGCACTCACCCGG